The stretch of DNA GGAAGGGGCAAAAACGAGACTTTGCCATGATCCTGCATCAGCCGCTTCTTCCAGTAATAAAACTGATGGAGCTTGAGACCGTGTTTTTGGCAATAGGCTTTTTGCGTAAGGCCGCTCTGGCGGCATCGGGCGAGGTGATGCTCCCAGAACCGACGTTTGGCTTTGGGATCGGACAGGTCTTGGCTTGGTGCGAAAAAACGATCTTCTCGGCTCTTCGTCGGATAAATTGCTTCTTGTGACATGGAATCTCCTTTCAAAAGATGGAAATTCTTATGCCACATCCCAACCACCCCGTGAAGATGCGGTTGTTTAGACGGTTACCATCTTTGTAAATAGTGAAATAGGTAAAGGGACAACATTTGAATTATATTTCCCGCTTGTTAAACAATTTGCTCATACCGAAATCAAGAGGGAGGATAAATCCTATTATTCAGGCAACGAACGCATATTAATCGTTGACGACGAGCCTTCTATCGCGAACCTCGCGGAACGTATTCTTGAAAGGCTGGGGTATCAAACGATTTTGAAGTTGAACGGTATCGAGGCGATAGAAGCCTTTAAATCCAATCCTGATTCATTTGACTTGGTTATATCAGACGTCGCAATGCCCAAAATGACAGGGGATGAATTGGCAAGGGAATTGATTTCCATCCGTCCTGACATTCCCATTATTTTGTGTACTGGCTTCAGCGAAAGGATTGATGCAGATAAGGCAGCTGCATTAGGAGTAAAAGGTTTATTGATGAAACCCATTATCAGTTTAGAGATGGCTGAGATGGTACGAAACGTATTGGATGACACTAAAAATTCCTGATGGATTTCAAGCCGTAAACAAGTGAGTTTTTTGTCCGATAGCGCTCTCCCGCCGCCTCGGATTTTCGTGAATATCTTTTTAAAAACTGTTTTCAAATTTAGTTCACGGTGCTGCAAAATAAAAAAGGCCGCCGGAAGGGGGGGATCCGGCGGCCTTTTGGGTAGATGGCGGGCGAAGCAACGCCCGGG from Desulfatibacillum aliphaticivorans DSM 15576 encodes:
- the tnpA gene encoding IS66 family insertion sequence element accessory protein TnpA; this translates as MSQEAIYPTKSREDRFFAPSQDLSDPKAKRRFWEHHLARCRQSGLTQKAYCQKHGLKLHQFYYWKKRLMQDHGKVSFLPLP
- a CDS encoding response regulator, translated to MVDDEPSIANLAERILERLGYQTILKLNGIEAIEAFKSNPDSFDLVISDVAMPKMTGDELARELISIRPDIPIILCTGFSERIDADKAAALGVKGLLMKPIISLEMAEMVRNVLDDTKNS